A region from the Pedosphaera parvula Ellin514 genome encodes:
- a CDS encoding YifB family Mg chelatase-like AAA ATPase, whose product MLARVCSAAVNGIEAFPVEVEVNDGYGDSKIVIVGLPDAAVRESIDRVSTALQNSGFKFTFGKTTINLAPADVKKEGPSFDLPIAVGILAASEQIETDQLDNFVMVGELALTGAIRSVKGILSIAIQARDAGKAGILVPAENAAEAAVVNGLLVIPVRNLREAASFLGGELKISPTKVDIAQIFDQPMDEEYDFADVKGQESVKRALEIAAAGGHNVLLIGPPGTGKSMLAKRLATILPPLTLQEALDTTKVHSIVGLLKPGQALVTRRPFRAPHHTASDAGLLGGNINPTPGEISLAHHGVLFLDELPEFKRSVLETMRQPLEEGHVTISRAAGTMTFPAEFMLVAAMNPTPDGKMPHESKSSPREIQNYLGRISGPLLDRIDLHIEVPQVKFREITGERTGEASAQIRDRVVAARERQQKRFSAKPSISCNARMGSRELKTYCAIDADTLELLKFAMSDLKLSARAYDRILKVARTIADLAGSEHIASEHVSEAIQYRTLDRQLWT is encoded by the coding sequence ATGTTAGCAAGGGTTTGTTCCGCAGCCGTGAATGGCATTGAGGCGTTTCCGGTCGAAGTTGAAGTTAATGATGGTTACGGCGATAGCAAAATTGTTATCGTCGGCCTGCCGGATGCCGCCGTGAGAGAGTCAATCGATCGCGTGAGCACGGCGCTACAAAACTCCGGCTTCAAATTTACCTTCGGCAAAACCACCATCAATCTCGCGCCTGCCGACGTAAAAAAAGAAGGACCCAGTTTCGATCTGCCCATCGCCGTAGGCATCCTGGCCGCCAGTGAACAGATTGAGACCGACCAACTCGACAATTTCGTCATGGTTGGCGAACTCGCCCTGACGGGTGCCATCCGGTCGGTCAAAGGGATTCTGTCGATTGCCATTCAAGCTCGCGACGCCGGGAAAGCTGGCATTCTTGTCCCCGCTGAAAACGCCGCCGAAGCCGCCGTGGTCAATGGCTTGCTTGTCATCCCGGTTCGCAACCTCCGTGAAGCTGCCAGCTTCCTTGGAGGCGAACTGAAGATCAGTCCCACCAAGGTCGATATTGCACAAATCTTCGACCAGCCCATGGATGAGGAATATGATTTTGCGGATGTGAAAGGTCAGGAATCGGTGAAGCGCGCCCTGGAGATTGCCGCTGCTGGTGGTCACAATGTTTTGCTCATCGGCCCACCCGGTACCGGCAAATCCATGCTCGCCAAGCGGCTCGCCACCATTCTTCCTCCTCTCACGTTGCAGGAAGCACTCGATACGACCAAAGTCCATAGCATTGTCGGACTTCTCAAACCTGGTCAGGCACTGGTCACCCGCCGCCCTTTCCGCGCTCCACATCACACCGCCTCCGATGCCGGCCTGCTGGGCGGCAATATCAATCCAACTCCCGGCGAAATCTCCCTGGCACATCATGGAGTGTTATTCCTGGATGAACTGCCTGAATTCAAGCGCAGCGTTTTGGAAACCATGCGCCAACCTTTGGAAGAAGGCCACGTCACCATCTCACGCGCTGCCGGCACCATGACCTTCCCCGCGGAATTCATGCTGGTGGCCGCGATGAATCCGACGCCGGACGGAAAAATGCCGCACGAGTCAAAAAGTTCTCCCCGCGAAATTCAAAATTACCTCGGTCGCATTTCCGGTCCTCTGTTGGACCGCATTGATCTGCACATCGAAGTGCCGCAGGTTAAATTCCGCGAAATTACCGGGGAACGAACCGGGGAGGCTTCCGCTCAAATCCGTGACCGCGTCGTCGCCGCCCGGGAACGCCAGCAGAAGCGCTTTTCTGCAAAACCCTCGATTTCCTGTAACGCCCGCATGGGCAGCCGCGAGTTGAAAACCTATTGCGCCATCGATGCGGACACGTTGGAATTGCTCAAGTTCGCCATGTCGGATCTCAAACTCAGCGCGCGCGCCTATGATCGCATTCTTAAAGTCGCTCGCACCATTGCTGACCTGGCCGGTTCCGAACACATCGCCAGCGAGCACGTCTCCGAAGCCATCCAGTATCGCACGTTGGACAGGCAGTTGTGGACTTGA
- a CDS encoding LamG domain-containing protein: MRRTVPGSEEVLLTAFANSTASAQINLVQVRDITTPPSQPINGGYSAAVLSDHPLAYYRLNEQGPLLPDISTNSGSLGVAGNATNFPGAGHQIAGAIAGDLNTAMTFSAIDTNSDDGGVPVIIPYNSALNASSSFTIEAWLRPTEEGAGNAQCPLFNCQASTEDYGWDFYQRASDAGAGPQGFEFYMNDASGARVADAVGGTYTVGQWCHLVAVYNSSAATATLYVNGAQVAQSAGISGYVPNPSYPMSIGGYSDGSQNPFVGDIDEFAYYTSALSSAQVLAHYQNGTNASRSTPYKSLITSDGAVEYLRLDSPAVNVAVNAGTLGSLANGVDSNTGNPVSGPAAPLFPGFESPGTNLAEFFDGTSDYVELLNPPGLNFTGPITLEAWIQPAATQHTAGDIIAHGHNHDATAEVVLRVNDTTSYQISSYDGINNYGASAPIPAQDLGNGNWVHLVGTYDGASWNLYRNGVLVGSSGADVGSLPVPNASWAIGARGRWKYASGYPINGLDRQFTGAIDEVAIYDHSLTPDRVQAHYNESLQGLKLSISGGQVTLTWVLGTLVSSTSVTGPYAPVSGATSPYQPTLSAGPHFYRLKY, encoded by the coding sequence TTGCGGCGGACAGTTCCCGGTTCGGAGGAGGTTTTGTTGACGGCATTTGCCAATAGCACTGCCAGCGCGCAGATCAACCTCGTGCAAGTCCGCGACATCACCACACCACCCTCGCAACCGATTAATGGCGGATATTCCGCAGCGGTGTTGTCCGACCATCCGTTGGCTTATTACCGGCTCAATGAACAAGGCCCGCTGCTGCCGGACATCTCCACCAACAGCGGCAGTCTCGGAGTAGCGGGAAACGCGACGAATTTTCCCGGCGCCGGACACCAGATTGCGGGGGCGATCGCAGGCGACCTGAACACGGCGATGACGTTTAGCGCCATTGACACCAATTCTGACGACGGCGGAGTGCCCGTGATTATTCCCTACAATTCTGCTTTAAATGCTTCCAGTTCGTTCACCATCGAGGCATGGCTGCGACCAACCGAGGAAGGCGCGGGGAACGCGCAGTGTCCGCTCTTTAACTGCCAGGCCAGCACTGAAGACTATGGCTGGGACTTCTACCAGCGCGCGTCCGACGCGGGAGCCGGCCCTCAAGGTTTCGAATTCTATATGAACGATGCCAGCGGAGCGCGGGTGGCAGATGCCGTGGGCGGCACTTATACCGTGGGCCAATGGTGTCATTTGGTAGCGGTTTATAACTCGAGTGCTGCCACCGCCACGCTTTATGTGAATGGAGCGCAGGTGGCTCAATCCGCCGGCATCAGCGGATATGTGCCAAACCCTTCCTACCCGATGTCCATTGGCGGCTATTCGGACGGATCGCAGAATCCGTTTGTTGGCGACATTGACGAATTTGCGTATTACACCAGCGCGTTGTCATCGGCCCAGGTCCTCGCGCATTACCAGAATGGAACCAATGCCTCGCGGAGTACTCCATACAAGTCGCTCATCACTTCGGACGGCGCGGTGGAATACCTGCGACTGGATTCGCCCGCAGTCAATGTGGCGGTCAATGCCGGCACTCTTGGGTCGCTGGCAAATGGCGTTGACTCCAACACTGGTAACCCGGTGTCCGGCCCCGCTGCGCCGCTTTTCCCCGGCTTTGAATCCCCTGGCACTAACCTCGCCGAGTTTTTTGATGGCACCAGTGATTATGTCGAGCTGTTGAATCCGCCAGGTTTGAATTTCACCGGGCCAATTACACTGGAGGCATGGATTCAACCCGCCGCGACGCAGCATACCGCGGGTGATATCATCGCCCACGGCCACAATCACGACGCCACCGCGGAAGTGGTGTTGCGCGTCAACGACACCACCAGCTATCAAATTTCATCATATGATGGTATTAACAACTACGGCGCCTCAGCCCCCATCCCGGCGCAGGACTTGGGCAACGGCAACTGGGTCCATCTGGTCGGAACTTACGACGGTGCCAGTTGGAATCTCTACCGCAATGGCGTGCTGGTCGGGTCCTCGGGTGCCGATGTCGGCTCCTTGCCAGTGCCCAATGCCAGCTGGGCCATCGGCGCGCGCGGAAGATGGAAGTACGCCAGCGGTTATCCGATCAACGGGCTGGATCGGCAATTCACCGGTGCCATTGATGAAGTGGCCATTTACGATCACTCCCTGACACCAGATCGCGTCCAGGCACATTACAACGAAAGTTTGCAGGGCCTGAAGTTAAGTATCTCCGGCGGACAGGTGACACTGACATGGGTGCTGGGCACCCTGGTGAGTTCCACCAGTGTCACCGGGCCGTATGCACCAGTGTCAGGCGCGACCTCGCCGTATCAGCCCACGCTTAGTGCGGGTCCCCATTTCTATCGCCTCAAATACTGA
- a CDS encoding AraC family transcriptional regulator, whose translation MDALAAVVTLLKPQAIVATLVHGSGRWGVSYSKFGHPSFALVLKGPCWLSPDGIPAKILETGDFVLFPATPGFTLASDSKTKPKSMKPIPSGKQLEEVFHGDATTKPSASLLGGYFTFDSINSSMLLDLLPKMVHLRGNDPGIGSVVPIIELIKREALEKRAGQSLVLTRLIEIMLVEALRSVQSDLNATGLLAGLRDPQLATALRGIHTRTEHPWTLATLAREAGMSRSSFAARFGRVIGMTPLNYLLHWRLSVAKAMLNSGQKTVTETALAVGYESASGFSTAFSRETGQSPKQFIKTTTDVTRAKRPSR comes from the coding sequence ATGGATGCTTTAGCCGCTGTTGTCACCCTTCTTAAGCCGCAAGCGATCGTGGCCACGCTCGTGCATGGCAGCGGGCGCTGGGGTGTGAGCTACTCCAAGTTTGGTCATCCGAGCTTCGCACTGGTTCTCAAAGGGCCGTGCTGGTTATCCCCAGATGGAATTCCAGCCAAAATTCTTGAAACGGGCGACTTCGTTTTGTTTCCGGCCACGCCGGGGTTTACCTTGGCGAGCGACTCAAAGACCAAGCCGAAGTCAATGAAGCCCATTCCGTCCGGAAAGCAGCTGGAGGAGGTTTTTCATGGCGACGCAACGACAAAACCATCTGCAAGCCTTCTGGGCGGCTATTTCACCTTTGATTCCATCAATTCCTCGATGCTACTCGACTTATTGCCGAAGATGGTCCACCTCCGCGGAAATGACCCTGGCATTGGCAGCGTGGTGCCCATTATCGAACTCATCAAGCGCGAGGCGTTGGAAAAGCGCGCGGGTCAGTCGCTCGTGTTAACGCGCCTCATCGAAATCATGCTCGTTGAAGCCTTGCGCTCCGTTCAATCCGACTTGAATGCGACCGGATTGCTGGCAGGACTTCGTGATCCACAGTTGGCGACGGCCTTGCGTGGTATCCACACGCGAACTGAGCATCCGTGGACGCTCGCTACACTCGCGCGCGAAGCCGGCATGTCTCGGTCTTCTTTTGCAGCGCGCTTCGGCCGGGTAATCGGAATGACTCCACTGAACTATCTGTTGCATTGGCGGCTGTCGGTTGCCAAGGCCATGCTCAACTCCGGGCAAAAAACGGTCACCGAAACAGCACTCGCCGTGGGTTATGAATCCGCGAGCGGGTTCAGCACGGCCTTCAGCCGCGAAACAGGGCAGTCGCCAAAACAGTTCATCAAGACGACAACTGATGTGACGCGCGCTAAACGCCCGTCGCGCTAG
- a CDS encoding beta strand repeat-containing protein, with amino-acid sequence MKHFLSTALFATIFSAVSSLQAAPLYWDPSASTGTTLGGTGNWDEVGNFWYNGTADIIWASANGDDAYFTGTAGTVTLTSSITAGNLYFTNATGSYVLTNATGAEVLTVAGAIDTGGGEHIIGAPIVNSSTLNKNGGGRLHLPVDNGATLFGAVMINQGDVSVENNNGAGQSTSITVADGAALVLNGGTSGLTSFNPNVTIYGSGITNSGALRNLSGVTTFNGQIILGANNSVIYADSGSSLVYNGTTPLTDNGNNYNLIINASGSGNVHLGQISIGGSLILKGPGSCYSYLNSITPSAWKSTYISQGGTLYVENNNGFGTQPATLMTTNVLLDGGTINSIGTYTMYATDGITVTTNGGTLTVASGTLTSCNIYSQSNASFTIGGAGSSRPGGAAGITAGTINLGTGALIKTGGGDCNLGYANPSLEIYSNLVVNGGSISFNYDVTSGQVTSLGAVPSTLNASNIVLNGGQLHVGHTTTIGAMRGIYVGSGGGTIEDVTSGGTVTVASPIIGPGSMNFPLGKSGSTTAVTLTGNNSYAGTTTVGASSTLNIGSGGSTGTLGAGNTTDNGTLVFNRTGSYSYGGVISGSGTVTKNAAGTVTLTGASTFTGNTTVNAGMLLINNTSGSGTGTGTVTVQNNATLGGTGSIGGAVTVNAGGTLAPGTANSPLGKLTINNSLTLAGNLAVSVNRTVPTNSLVTVTGALANTGTGNKVTVTNLGPVLVAGDKFYVFNQPISGGDTLQITGASGVTWSNNLAVDGSIVVVAPAPNPVINSFSLSSTNLVMSGTNGYANGAFYLLSTTNVGLPLSSWSRVLTNTFDGTGNFSVTNQQTTNSQRYYMLQLP; translated from the coding sequence ATGAAACACTTTTTGTCAACCGCGCTATTCGCCACGATATTCTCCGCCGTCTCGTCTCTCCAAGCCGCCCCGCTCTATTGGGACCCCAGTGCATCCACTGGAACCACGCTCGGTGGCACGGGAAATTGGGACGAGGTCGGTAATTTTTGGTATAATGGCACTGCAGACATTATCTGGGCGAGTGCCAATGGCGACGATGCTTATTTTACCGGAACAGCCGGGACTGTCACGCTGACGTCAAGCATCACCGCCGGAAACCTTTATTTTACGAACGCTACCGGGAGCTATGTGCTGACCAATGCGACGGGCGCAGAAGTTTTGACGGTTGCCGGAGCAATTGACACCGGCGGCGGGGAACATATCATTGGCGCGCCAATCGTCAATTCGAGCACCTTAAACAAGAATGGTGGCGGACGGTTGCATTTACCCGTGGACAACGGCGCCACCCTCTTCGGCGCTGTGATGATCAACCAAGGCGATGTTTCGGTTGAGAACAATAACGGAGCGGGCCAGAGTACTTCGATAACGGTGGCCGACGGCGCAGCTTTGGTGTTGAACGGCGGCACTAGCGGATTGACTTCATTTAATCCAAATGTAACCATTTATGGTTCAGGCATTACCAACAGCGGGGCGCTTCGGAACCTGTCGGGTGTAACCACATTTAATGGACAGATTATATTGGGTGCGAATAACAGTGTAATTTATGCGGACAGCGGCAGCTCTTTGGTTTACAACGGGACAACCCCGCTTACCGACAACGGAAACAATTATAATCTCATTATCAACGCGTCGGGGTCGGGCAACGTTCATTTGGGTCAAATCAGCATTGGCGGGAGCCTGATCCTCAAAGGCCCCGGGTCGTGTTACAGCTATCTGAACTCAATTACGCCGTCGGCTTGGAAAAGCACGTATATCTCTCAAGGCGGCACGCTTTATGTCGAAAACAACAACGGCTTTGGAACGCAGCCGGCCACACTAATGACGACAAACGTGCTTTTGGACGGCGGCACGATTAACTCGATTGGCACCTATACCATGTATGCGACCGATGGTATCACGGTAACCACCAATGGCGGCACCTTGACTGTCGCCAGCGGCACCTTGACGAGTTGCAATATTTACAGCCAATCAAATGCCTCTTTCACAATCGGTGGCGCGGGGAGCAGCAGACCCGGCGGCGCGGCTGGTATAACGGCCGGGACCATCAATCTGGGCACAGGAGCCCTCATCAAGACTGGCGGCGGCGATTGCAATTTGGGTTACGCCAATCCTTCGCTTGAAATCTACAGCAACCTCGTGGTGAACGGGGGAAGCATCAGTTTCAACTACGATGTAACCAGCGGCCAAGTGACTAGTTTGGGAGCGGTGCCCAGCACGCTTAATGCGTCCAACATCGTGCTAAATGGAGGCCAGCTGCACGTCGGTCACACCACCACGATCGGCGCGATGCGCGGAATCTACGTTGGATCCGGTGGCGGAACCATCGAGGATGTCACGTCCGGCGGAACTGTGACGGTCGCATCGCCGATTATCGGGCCGGGCAGCATGAACTTTCCCTTGGGGAAGAGCGGCAGTACCACGGCGGTGACTTTAACCGGCAATAACAGCTATGCCGGAACCACCACTGTCGGCGCCAGTTCCACGCTGAACATCGGCTCAGGCGGTTCGACCGGAACGCTCGGCGCAGGCAATACCACCGACAACGGCACGCTGGTATTTAATCGCACAGGCAGCTATTCATACGGCGGCGTCATCAGCGGCAGCGGGACAGTAACTAAAAACGCGGCCGGCACCGTCACCCTCACCGGCGCAAGTACTTTCACCGGCAACACCACTGTCAACGCTGGTATGCTGCTCATCAACAATACCAGCGGCAGCGGCACGGGAACGGGAACGGTGACTGTTCAAAACAATGCGACACTTGGCGGCACAGGTTCAATAGGCGGAGCGGTCACAGTCAATGCCGGCGGGACGTTGGCACCAGGCACAGCCAACTCGCCACTCGGCAAGCTCACCATCAACAATAGTTTGACACTGGCTGGAAATCTGGCCGTTTCAGTCAACAGGACTGTACCGACGAACAGCCTGGTAACAGTAACGGGCGCTTTGGCCAACACGGGCACCGGCAACAAAGTAACCGTCACCAACCTGGGCCCTGTGTTGGTTGCCGGTGACAAATTCTATGTGTTCAATCAACCAATCTCCGGCGGAGACACGCTCCAAATCACTGGCGCAAGTGGCGTTACCTGGAGCAACAATCTTGCTGTTGATGGCAGCATCGTGGTTGTGGCACCTGCGCCTAATCCAGTGATCAATAGTTTTTCCCTGAGCAGCACGAATTTGGTAATGAGCGGCACCAATGGTTATGCCAACGGCGCATTCTATCTGCTGAGCACCACGAACGTAGGCCTGCCCTTGAGCAGTTGGTCGCGCGTATTGACGAACACGTTTGATGGCACCGGCAATTTCTCAGTCACGAACCAACAGACCACCAACTCACAGCGCTACTACATGCTTCAACTGCCATAA
- a CDS encoding SDR family oxidoreductase: MNSTVLITGCSSGFGKASAALFLTRGWNVIATMRSPKPELFEVSDRLLITSLDVTNPKSISDAIAKGIERFGKIDVLVNNAGIGLFGAHEVTPDETIRQVFETNTFGVMTANRAIVPHMRERGSGTIINVTSSAGIAPMPMVAVYTASKYAIEGFSESLAYELGTFGVRVKIVEPGLAPSTSFAANSGGRCDNLIPPAYAEYAGGYLKSMQDYPTAYTSPEDVAEAVYTAATDESNRLRYPAGADSVMLAEMRKSLPEKVFLARVRAMTGGNQTE, translated from the coding sequence ATGAATTCCACTGTTCTCATCACCGGTTGCTCCTCTGGTTTCGGCAAGGCGAGCGCCGCATTGTTCCTCACGCGCGGCTGGAACGTCATCGCCACGATGCGTTCGCCCAAGCCAGAGTTGTTCGAAGTGAGCGATCGGTTGCTCATCACTTCGCTCGATGTCACCAATCCGAAGAGCATTTCCGACGCTATAGCGAAAGGGATCGAGCGATTCGGAAAGATTGACGTTCTCGTCAACAATGCCGGGATCGGCCTCTTCGGAGCACACGAGGTAACACCAGACGAAACCATCCGTCAGGTGTTCGAAACAAATACCTTCGGTGTAATGACGGCCAACCGCGCCATTGTTCCTCACATGCGCGAACGCGGATCGGGAACGATTATCAACGTGACATCAAGCGCTGGCATCGCGCCGATGCCGATGGTGGCGGTTTACACGGCGAGCAAATACGCAATCGAAGGATTCTCGGAATCGCTGGCATACGAGCTTGGAACGTTTGGCGTTCGGGTCAAGATCGTCGAGCCCGGACTCGCTCCCTCGACAAGCTTCGCCGCCAATTCCGGTGGTCGCTGCGACAATCTGATTCCTCCCGCTTACGCCGAGTATGCGGGAGGTTACCTCAAATCAATGCAGGACTATCCCACCGCCTATACCAGCCCCGAAGATGTCGCTGAGGCCGTCTATACCGCTGCGACCGATGAGAGCAATCGCCTTCGTTATCCAGCGGGCGCTGACAGCGTGATGTTGGCCGAAATGCGCAAATCACTTCCGGAGAAGGTGTTTTTGGCACGTGTGCGCGCAATGACCGGAGGCAACCAAACAGAATAG
- a CDS encoding TIM-barrel domain-containing protein: protein MKTLQPLSPPKAFSNSARTIVRLSFLITALAVRASEPAGSGPQATLVAPGIWRIHFGNPEPFTPIHFQSAPMDSSALKTMPDKKPIPVDQNKISFRCSDRGCSVLLPMKSGESIYGLGLSTKLFDLTQGKNGQSGRHVFLKPTDSPENELGESHAPAPFYVSSEGYGVFIDTARFASFYTGNNSPTLDAVETHGREVKTNTTGRPRGMKTMLVDVPAAKGLDIYVFAGPTMLDAVKRYNLFSGGGVVPPLWGLGIQYRGHAKLGADETLELANRLRADHLPCDVWGIEPGWQSKAYSCSFVWNSNTFPDPDGFLQKMRGLNYHMNFWEHAFTHPSSPIYNELKPWAGNYFVWGGLVPDFASPKGRQIFLHQQKVALFDHQVEGVKLDECDYQPESPAPWSFPLNTAFPSGLDGEQMHSLFGLLYQQVMLESYREKGLRTWGLVRNSHALASSLPYVVYSDSYDHHCYVRGLVNEGFNGLLWTPEVRDATSLEDFYRRLETVLFSPNALINSWFIRNPPWYQINREKNNRNEFMPERVDATDGVRQLLQLRMSFIPYLYSAFNEYRTTGKPPIRALVLDWPTDPKVRQIDDQFMFGDSVLVAPMFAGQNQRDVYLPAGDWYDYWTREKCSGGKTITATNGVNQIPLFVKAGTLLPLAEPVEFVKPDTCFKITVNIVGPNPSDFILYEDDGVTSAYARGEQNKIKLHTKGDSHSVQRSGNYHGPDRFKIVAWQQF from the coding sequence GTGAAAACACTCCAACCGCTCTCGCCGCCGAAGGCCTTCTCAAATTCCGCCCGGACCATCGTCAGATTATCGTTTTTGATAACCGCCCTTGCCGTCCGGGCCTCGGAACCCGCCGGCTCCGGCCCTCAGGCGACGCTGGTGGCCCCGGGCATCTGGCGGATCCATTTCGGCAATCCAGAGCCCTTCACTCCCATCCATTTCCAGAGCGCACCCATGGACTCGTCGGCCCTCAAGACGATGCCTGACAAGAAGCCCATTCCCGTGGACCAAAACAAAATCTCATTCCGATGCTCTGATCGCGGATGCTCCGTGCTCCTGCCGATGAAGTCAGGTGAAAGCATCTATGGGCTGGGGTTGAGCACGAAATTGTTCGATTTGACGCAAGGCAAAAACGGCCAATCCGGCCGCCATGTCTTCCTCAAACCAACCGATTCCCCAGAAAATGAACTGGGTGAATCCCACGCGCCTGCTCCATTTTACGTTTCCTCAGAAGGCTACGGCGTGTTTATCGACACAGCCCGGTTCGCCTCATTTTACACGGGGAATAACTCGCCGACGCTCGACGCCGTCGAAACCCACGGCCGGGAAGTGAAAACCAACACCACCGGTCGCCCGCGAGGCATGAAAACGATGCTGGTGGACGTACCCGCGGCCAAAGGTCTGGACATTTATGTGTTTGCCGGTCCAACCATGCTCGACGCAGTCAAGCGCTACAATCTTTTCTCAGGCGGCGGCGTAGTCCCGCCATTATGGGGTTTGGGCATTCAATATCGCGGCCACGCCAAACTCGGCGCCGATGAAACACTCGAACTAGCCAACCGCCTTCGCGCCGACCACCTCCCGTGTGACGTCTGGGGCATCGAACCGGGCTGGCAATCCAAAGCGTATTCCTGCTCCTTCGTCTGGAACTCCAACACCTTTCCCGATCCCGACGGTTTCCTCCAGAAAATGCGCGGCCTGAATTACCACATGAATTTCTGGGAACACGCCTTCACCCATCCTTCCTCCCCGATTTACAACGAGCTCAAACCCTGGGCAGGAAATTATTTTGTATGGGGCGGTCTGGTCCCGGATTTCGCCTCTCCCAAGGGCCGCCAAATATTTCTCCATCAACAGAAAGTGGCTCTGTTCGACCATCAGGTCGAAGGCGTGAAACTGGACGAGTGCGATTACCAGCCGGAATCCCCCGCTCCATGGTCATTCCCGCTGAATACTGCCTTCCCTTCCGGCTTGGATGGCGAACAAATGCACTCGCTCTTCGGCTTGCTTTACCAGCAGGTGATGCTGGAATCCTATCGCGAAAAGGGTCTGCGCACCTGGGGCCTCGTACGCAACTCTCACGCACTGGCGAGTTCCCTTCCCTACGTCGTTTACAGTGATTCCTACGATCATCATTGCTACGTCCGCGGCCTCGTCAACGAGGGGTTCAACGGCCTGCTTTGGACCCCTGAGGTACGTGACGCCACTTCCCTGGAGGATTTTTACCGCCGTCTCGAAACTGTCCTCTTCTCCCCCAACGCCCTCATCAATTCCTGGTTCATCCGCAACCCGCCCTGGTACCAGATCAATCGCGAAAAAAATAATCGCAACGAATTCATGCCCGAACGGGTGGACGCGACGGACGGCGTGCGGCAATTGCTGCAACTCCGGATGAGTTTCATCCCCTACCTCTACTCTGCCTTCAACGAATACCGAACCACCGGCAAGCCCCCCATTCGCGCCTTGGTGCTGGACTGGCCCACAGACCCGAAAGTCCGCCAAATCGACGATCAATTCATGTTCGGCGATTCCGTTTTGGTGGCCCCCATGTTCGCCGGCCAAAACCAGCGGGATGTCTATCTGCCCGCCGGCGATTGGTATGATTATTGGACCCGCGAGAAATGCAGCGGAGGCAAAACAATTACCGCCACGAATGGAGTCAATCAAATTCCCTTGTTTGTGAAAGCCGGCACTCTGCTCCCGCTGGCCGAACCCGTGGAATTCGTCAAGCCGGACACCTGTTTCAAAATCACCGTCAATATCGTCGGTCCCAATCCTTCCGACTTTATACTGTACGAGGACGACGGCGTGACCTCGGCTTATGCCAGGGGCGAACAGAATAAAATCAAACTCCACACCAAGGGTGATAGCCATTCCGTTCAGCGCAGCGGCAATTATCACGGTCCGGATCGATTCAAGATTGTCGCCTGGCAACAGTTTTGA